The sequence tttctttttttttttcccagagtctcactctgtcgcccaggctggagtgcagtggtgcgatcttggctcactgcaagctccgcctcccgggttcacgccattctcctgcctcagcctccccagtagctgggactacaggcgcccaccaccatgcccggctaattttttgtattttacgtagagacagggtttcaccgtgttagccaggatggtcttgatctcctgacctcgtgatccacccgccttggcctcccaaagtgctgggattacaggcgtgagccaccgcaccaagcctttttttttttctttcgacaaagtctcgctctgtcgcccaggctggagtgcaatggcgcgatctcagctcactgcaacctctgcgtcccaggttcaagcgattctcctgcctcagcctctcaagtagctgggattacaggcgtgcaccaccacgcccggctaattttttgtatttttagtagagacagggtttcaccatattggtcatgctggtcttgaactttttttttttttctggacagagtctcactctgttgcccaggctggagtgctatggtgcggtctcggctcactgcaaccactgcctcccgggttcaagtgattctcctgcctcagcctcccgagtagctgggattacaggtgcgtgccaccacacccggctaattttttgtatttttagtagagacgggggtttcaccatgttggccaggctggtctcgaactcctgacctcgtgattcacccgcctcggcttcccaaagcactgggattataggcgtcagccaccgcgcctggccctggcccttctttcatgttttaattcGAGGCAGCTTTGCATGTACTAAGTTTTCAAAAGTACGTGCATTTTTATCTATACTCTGACACACACCCAATTACCAAATTGTGTTCACAGCTCTGTCAGACTCACTCACAGATTTAGAATCTCCTCAGGGACTTGGTCTTAATTGAAGACAAATGAGGTCCCAGATGGGCTTTTTGTCCTAAAGGTCAGCTGGAATGTGGGAGGAACAATTTCAGCACAAGAGCAAGTTGAAAGTTGCTTCATCTTTTCAGGTGATACTGTGGCTGACAGTATTTACTGTTAAATGGAGTGGAAGTGAGAAAACACCACAGAAGGGGGCACCTAGATTCGAACCGGGGACCTCTTGATCTGCAGTCAAATGCTCTATCCCTGAGCCCTACCCCCTCTACCTGTAATAAGCTTCTTCCGTGTCCACTTACGGTGACTCAATACAATCAAGTTCCACCCACACGAGTTCTGGCAAGCTTTGTGTTCTAAAGCCCCACCTTCTTAATTATCCATCATCTGCTTTGGCTTTTCCCTTGGCCACCAATAAACTGAAAGGGAACACTTGAAAAATGACATCCTGGGCCgggcaggtggctcacgcctgtaatcccagcactttgggaggccgaggtgaggtcaggagttcgagactagcctgaccaacacggtgaaaccccgcctccactaaaaatacaaaaaaattagctgggcatggtggcaggcaccagtaatcccagctactagggaagctgaggcaggagaattgcttgaaccccgggaggcagaggttgcagtgagctgagatcacactactgcactccagcctgggctaacagagtgagtctctctctccttctctctctctctctatatgcatatatatatacataaacatatatatatatacataaacatatgtgtatacacacacacacacacacacacactcacacacaaacatatatatatgtttagtaaagacagggtttcgtcgtgttgcccaggctggtctcaagtgatccacctgcctgagctcaagcaatcctcccatctcggcctcccaaagtgctgggattacaggcgtaagccacggaGCCTGGCCTTTGctccgttcttttttttttttttttgagacggagtcttgctctgttgcccaggctggagtgcagtggcgcgatctcggctcactgcaagctccgcctcccgagttcacgccattctctcgcctcagcctcccgagtagctgggactacaggtgcccgccaccaagcccggctaatttttttgtatttttagtagagacggggttttagtgttagccaggatggtctcaatctcctgaccttgtgatccacctgccttggcctcccaaagtgctgagattacaggcgtgagccacagcgcccggcccttTGCTCTGTTCTTGATGGAAACAATAGCCAGCTCTGACCTGGGGCCCTGCTGATAGCTGGGGAAGTGCTTTATTGAGGTTGAGTAGTGTGGCTCCTTCTTATCCCACTGGTAGGGGAGAACTGAAGCCCCTCCTTTCAAACCTGGCACTCGTTGGTATGGAGTGCAAGGGCGTAGGCCTGAGAAGCCCTTTCTCCTCTCACCTTCTCTCCAGAGGGAAGAGAAGCTGAGGGTAGAACTGGCTCCATCCTCTAATCTCAGGGAAGAAACAGCACACGTGGAgacacaaattaatttttttaacgtAAAATAACACTAAGAGTTCATCTAAACATTTGTCTTAGAAATTCAGGTCGATGGCTATGAAGGGAAAAGATGCTGTTAGAACAGAGGGAAGTGGGTGACCTCTCCGAAGACGGACGTGCTCTGACGGAGGGCTGGAGTGTTCCTGCGGTAGCCAAACCTTCCATTGAACCCATCGATCGGTTTCAGATCAGCATTGTAGTGGTCATGCCCAGTCACCTGCTGGAGAGAATGCCCTTGGGGACAAGGAGAGAGAGGCCTGAGCCTGCATTCAGCCCACCTCTTGGCTTCCCCATTCCCCTGGGTGTGGTATGGGATGCCAACCAGGCGTAGTCACTTGCATTCCCCATGCTGAACACGCAATCCACAAGTGTCCTGAGACTCTGGGCTGAAAAGCCAAGGGCTGGTGAGGTTGAGGGGCAGAAGGCTTCCTAGAAATAAAACCCCGCACCAGGAATAATTGCAGGAAAACTGTGAATGGTTTGTGCTGGGACAGGAAGGGCCAGAAATTCTGGGCTTGGCAAAGCTTGCCTTTCTCCcacaagaaatgagaaaaatctcaCCCTTGCCTCTGACCCATGTGGAAAAAATGGATGAGATCAAGATCAATTGAGCCAAATGGCACAAAGTATCATGTGACTAGAGGAGTGGCCCAGGATGGTGGAGCCAGGCTGGGAGGAGGGTTTACCCTGTTAGAAAAATATCTCTCAACTCTTTCCCATTGTTGTTAACCTGGGCCTGGAAAATGAGCAGGATGCAGCAGTGAGGGGAACAGGGGCTTCAGAGTTGGGAAGAGcagaatctttttgtttgtttgtttttgagacagagtcttgcactgtcgcccaggctggagtgcaatggcgcaatctcggatcactgcaacctctgcctcccgggttcaagagattctcctgcctcagcctcctaagtagctgggattataggtgcctgccaccacgcccggctaattttttgtatttttagtagagacggggtttcactatgttagccaggctggtctcgaactcctgacctcgtgacccgcctgcctcggcctcccaaagtgctgggattacaggcatgagccactgcaccaggccaggaAGAGCAGACTATTAATCCCAGCTCAGCCCTCTTGCCAAATTACTTTAACTCAAGAAACTTGTTTTCCTACCTGTGCCATGGGGTTAGTGTGAGGGTGAAAAGTGCCCAAcaaatggctcatgtctgtaatgccagcactttgggaggctgaggccagaggatcacttgagcctaggagttcaagaccagcgtgggccacatagggagactccatctccacaaaaaataaaaaattaactgagtgtggtggtgcacacctgtgggcccaactgctcaggaggctgaggtgggaggattgcgcaagcccaggaggtcaagactgcagtgagtagtaattgtgctactgcatttctttctttctttctttctttttttttttttttttttttttgagatggagtctcgctgcatcgcccaggctggagtgcagtggcacgatcttggcacactgcaacctccgcctcccgggttcaagcagttctcctgcctcagcctcccaagtagctgggattccaggtgcgagccaccacgcctggctaattgtttttttgtatttttagtagagacagggttcaaccaggttggccaggctggtttggaactcctgacctcaagtgatccacccgcctcagctcccaaagtgctgggattacaggcgtgagccactgcacctgtccgtGCTACTGCATTTCATGCATTCCAgtttgggtgatagagtgagaccacgtctcaaaaaaaaaaaaaatgaggtctgACATACAGTACTGGTGCTTATTAACTAATATTAGGGGGCACTGTGGCACCATCTGCTCATGTATGTGAAGAAAAGCTGGAAGGATGCAGTCCCTTTGCCTCTTCCCCTCAACCAGGCCTTGCTATGGCCCAGGAACCATGATGAGGCTAGAAATGGAGGCAGCACTTGCCTGTCCCTGCCCAATTTCTCCTGTTGAGGTATCTTTGTCCTTGCCCGAAGATGTGGATGTAGTCTACTATCCAGCCATCCCTTCCTGTACCGCCATGATCCTGAAAGTGGGCAAGAGAAAGTGGGCAAGAACACTGTCAGCCACAATGCTGAGGGGGACACAGTGCAAACTGCCCTGGGGTTTGCTGTGGGGATAGGGAAGAGGTCAGAGCCTTAGGTAACTGGTGCAGacagattaaatatatttaagaaccagaccgggtgcagtggctcaggcctctaatcccagcactttggaaggccaaggtgggtggatcacctgaggccaggagttcgagaccagccttgccaacatggtgaaaccccatctttaccaaaaatacaaaaaattagctgggcatgatggcaggcgcctgtaatcccagctgctcaggaggctgaggcggtacaattgcttgaaccccggaggcagaagttgcagtgaaccgagatcctgccattgcactccagcctgggcaacaagagccaaactccatctaaaaaaaaaaaaaaagaaaaaaagaaaaagaaaaagaagaacctATTGCCTCTCCGGGAGGGGCAGTTGAGCTTGGCAGCTGAAGGCTCAGTTTCTGCTGCCAGACAGGCTGGGTTCTAACTCCAGCTCAACCATTAACaggctttgtgaccttgggccaatTACAcagcttctctgggcctcagttttcccatcggTAAAAGGAGTATTGCTGtgaggtttgttttttgagacacagtcttactctgtcacccagactggagtgcagtgttgccatctcggctcactgcaacctccgcttcctgggttcaattatcctgcctcatcctcctgagtagctgagattacaggcacgcgccaccatgcccggctaatttttgtatttttagtagagacagggttcacatattggccaggctggtctcaaactcttgaactcaagtgatccacccgcctcggcctcccaaagtgctgggattacaggattgagccactgtgcctggcttgctgTGAGACTTAAGTGATTTTGTTCAGATAAAGGGCCTGGCATAGTaaagtttaataaatgttatctttatttaaatgaaaataatacctaCCACAAATGGTGGTTTTGAtaattaaataatacttttaaaaattaaacagattggctgggagcagtgtaatcccagcactttgggaggccaaggctggaggatctcctgaggtcaagagttggagactagcctggccaacatggctaaacccggtgtctactaaaaatacaaaaattagccaggtgtagtggctcatgcctgtaatcccagctactcaggaggctgaggcaagagaattacttgaacccaggagacagaggttgaagtgagctgagatcgtgccactgcactccagcctgggcaatagggcgagactccacctcaaaaataaaataaaataaaataaaagattagctgctgggcatggtggcacacgcctatagtcccagctactcaggaggctgagactggaggattgcttgagcccagcagttcaaggctgcagtgagctgtgccactgcacttccagcctgtgtgacagagttgcactctgtctcaaaaaagaaaattagaaagccTTTttcaaggccgggtgcggtggcccacgcctgtaatcccagcactttgggaggctgaggcaggtggatcacttgaggtcaggagttcgagaccagcctggccaacatagtgaaaccccgtctctactaaaaatacaaaaaactaactggg comes from Homo sapiens chromosome 17, GRCh38.p14 Primary Assembly and encodes:
- the SPMAP1 gene encoding sperm microtubule associated protein 1 → MAYLSECRLRLEKGFILDGVAVSTAARAYGRSRPKLWSAIPPYNAQQDYHARSYFQSHVVPPLLRKTDQDHGGTGRDGWIVDYIHIFGQGQRYLNRRNWAGTGHSLQQVTGHDHYNADLKPIDGFNGRFGYRRNTPALRQSTSVFGEVTHFPLF